Proteins encoded in a region of the Tripterygium wilfordii isolate XIE 37 chromosome 21, ASM1340144v1, whole genome shotgun sequence genome:
- the LOC119989832 gene encoding titin homolog, whose translation MPYTSYTLLLSFLEEKKRGRRPPVVTLPPSSLRPISLKSAITSVGRPVEPRIPILSPWPLHFASQEELDDHHTPPEEQQSENAAYLEATKLAVEYLNARWAESVAADSARREKLAKQSKSRREQLMAEASARRQKSTEEFQSLRDKIAQETQARRQKSAQEFQALRDKIAQETQARRKKIAEDYQARRQKIAQDCQARSEKIGQSLRQELVAEARDEKLAQARPGKKLVLELSCQETSSETDQRRLQIKLDGHVHSFPTAILSPFSFTIDL comes from the exons ATGCCTTACACCTCATACacccttcttctttctttcttggaggagaaaaaaagaggaaggaGACCACCGGTGGTTACTCTACCACCGTCTTCTCTCCGTCCAATTTCACTCAAATCCGCCATCACCAGCGTTGGACGCCCGGTTGAGCCTCGAATTCCCATTTTATCACCGTGGCCTCTCCACTTCGCCTCACAGGAAGAGCTGGATGACCACCATACACCG CCGGAGGAACAACAATCTGAAAACGCTGCATATTTGGAGGCGACAAAATTGGCCGTAGAATATTTGAATGCTCGCTGGGCCGAATCAGTGGCCGCCGATTCGGCCCGCCGAGAAAAACTGGCTAAGCAGTCAAAGTCTCGTCGGGAACAATTGATGGCTGAAGCTTCGGCTCGCCGTCAAAAATCGACTGAAGAATTTCAATCTCTTCGGGACAAGATCGCGCAAGAAACTCAGGCTCGCCGGCAAAAATCCGCCCAAGAATTTCAGGCTCTGCGGGACAAAATCGCGCAAGAAACTCAGGCTCGTCGTAAAAAAATCGCAGAAGACTATCAGGCTCGTCGCCAAAAAATCGCTCAGGACTGTCAGGCGCGCAGCGAAAAAATCGGTCAAAGTCTTCGGCAAGAATTGGTGGCTGAAGCTCGCGATGAAAAATTGGCTCAGGCTCGCCCGGGAAAAAAATTG GTTCTTGAGTTAAGTTGCCAGGAAACTTCTTCTGAGACGGATCAAAGACGGCTCCAAATAAAACTGGATGGACATGTTCATTCCTTTCCCACTGCTATTTTGTCTCCCTTTTCATTTACAATTGATCTTTGA